The genomic region CGAGGGTGCCTGCGCTGTTCGAGTCCCACGTAGTCGGTTTCTTCCAGTGAAGACAACCGAAGATCTTTTGCGAGTTCGGTCAAATTTGTTTTCCTTAAATGAAGAGTGTGAGCTATGCGGCCATGAGCAAAGTTTAGCCTTTCCAATAGAACTGGATTCACGATATTTTGGCCACATTGATCAGTTCGAAGCTCGATTTTCGAAAGGAGTGCCTTCTCTACTAGGGGCACGTGCCTTTACAGTGATTGGAGACGTTTTTTTTGGGGCTGATGTTACTTGTCACGGGAATACGATAGTCAAAAATAACGCGGAAGCCCCGTTCTATATTGAAGATGAGGCGACTCTAGGAGAAATGACCGCGGAATAGGAGATTAAGGATAGTGAATCAAGCTATGCACGGGAATAAAAAGGGAATTATCTTAGCCGGAGGGAGTGGTACGCGACTTTTTCCCGCGACGCGAGGATTAAGCAAGCAACTCCTACCTATTTATAACAAGCCGATGATCTATTACCCGTTATCGGCGCTTATGTTGTCTGGAATGCGGGACATTCTGGTTATTACCACACCAGAAGATCAAGCATCCTTCCAGCGGGTGCTTGGAGACGGAAGTTCCCTCGGAATTTCCCTTTCGTATGCTATTCAGCCTAAGCCAGAGGGGTTAGCCCAGGCGTTTCTGATCGGAGAAGACTTTCTTGAAGGAAAGGGGGCCGTCCTGGCGTTGGGAGATAATATTTTCTTTGGGCATGATCTTCCAAATCAATTCGAAGAGGCTGCTCAAAAGAGTCGAGGAGCTACGGTATTTGGTTATCAGGTAAAAGATCCGGAGCGATATGGAATAGTAGAGTTTGATGATACGGGAAGACCAAAAAGTTTGGTGGAGAAACCATCCGCACCACAGTCAAATTATGCCGTCACAGGAATTTATTTTTATGATGAACAGGTAGTAGAGTTTGCAAAAGCACTTGAGCCATCTCCAAGAGGAGAGCTTGAAATTACGGATCTGAATAAATGCTACTTAGACCGGGAAGAACTGTATGTCGAAAAGATTGGAAGAGGAGTCGCTTGGTTAGATACCGGTACTCATCAAAGTTTGCTCCAGGCCTCACTTTTTGTGCAGGCGATTGAGGAGCGACAAGGGCTTCTCGTGGGAGCCGTTGAGGAAATTGCTTTTCGGAAAGGATATATTACCTTTGATCAGTTTCGAGAACTTGCCCGGATATATGAAAAAACTGAATATGGAGCATACCTTCTCCGTGGAATATCAGAAAATAAATAGCATACTTGCCGGAAAACGTTTTCAAAGTATGAGATATCTTTATTAATCATTTGTCTTGAACTCTACAGAGTGGCGGTAAGAGAGATTTCTGTTATGCTCGTTTATAGGGAAATCGTAGGATCGTTTTTAGAAGACAATAAGCTATGAATCAAAAATATGTATTTCAGCTCTCCAAGGTTTCGAAGGTCTATAAGCCCGATAAAACTATTCTTGATAATATCAATCTTTCTTTCTATTACGGAGCGAAGATTGGAGTGCTCGGGCTGAATGGAGCGGGAAAGTCTACCCTGCTTCGAATTATTGCGGGAGAGGATAAGGAGTTTACAGGAGAGGCAGAGTTTCTGCCCGGTGTAACTTTTGGTTATCTTCCGCAGGAGCCACGGCTAAATGAGGAGAAGACAGTCAAAGAGAATGTAATGGAAGGGCTCGGTGGTGTTGTGGAGAGCCTGAAGCGCTTCGAGGAGATCAGTTCCGCGCTGGGTGACCCTGATTTGTCACCTGATGATATGGAGAAGCTGCTCGATGAACAAGCAAAAGTACAAGATGAAATCGATGCGCAGAATGGATGGGAACTTGATCATACGCTCGAAGTAGCGATGGATGCACTTCGATTGCCACCAAGCGAAAGTGCGGTGACACATTTGTCCGGGGGTGAGAGGCGTCGGATAGCGCTTTGTAAGTTACTACTTGAAAAGCCTGATGTGCTTTTGCTTGATGAGCCAACGAATCATCTTGATGCCGAAACTGTACTCTGGTTAGAGCAGCACCTGCAACAGTATCCAGGAACTGTTATTGCTATTACCCACGATAGATACTTTCTGGATAATATTGCTGGTTGGATCTTGGAGTTAGACCGAGGGCGAGGCATTCCATGGGAGGGGAATTACTCTTCGTGGCTTGAGCAAAAAGAAAAGCGACTTGCTCAGGAAGAGAAGCAAGATAAGAAGCGTTTGAAAACGCTTGAGCGGGAACTAGAATGGATTCGAATGAGTCCAAAGGCCCGACATGCAAAGAGTAAAGCGAGGATTAAAGCGTTTGAAGATCTGCAATCAGAAGATGCGCGCACAAAAATTCAGGAGCTTGAAATTTTTATTCCGCCTGGACCTCGACTTGGTACGAAGGTAGTAGATGCTAAAGGTCTGTGTAAAGCGTTCGATGAGAACTTATTGATTGATGATTTTTCATTTTCTATCTCACCGGGAAGTATTGTTGGAATTATCGGTGCAAACGGAGCGGGAAAGACGACATTGTTTCGTATGATTACTGGTCAGGAACAGCCTGATTCCGGAGATCTTAGCCTCGGGGATACTGTCGCTATTGGATATGTGGATCAGTTGCGAGACGCACTTGACGGTGAGAAATCCGTTTGGGAAGAAATTTCTGATGGACAAGATCAACTCGATCTGGGAGGGCGGCTTGTAAACTCTCGGGGTTATTGTGCTCGCTTTAATTTTACGGGCTCAGATCAGCAGAAGAAAGTGAAAGCGCTCTCAGGAGGAGAGCGTAATCGTCTTCATCTCGCAAAGCTTCTCAAGCAGCCATCAAATCTTCTCTTATTAGATGAACCGACAAATGATCTCGATGTAAATACGCTGAGAGCGCTGGAAGACGCTATTTTAAGCTATGCGGGTTCTGTGGTTGTCATCAGTCATGACAGGTGGTTTCTCAACAGAATCGCAACTCACATCATTGCGTTTGAAGGAGACAGTTCAACAATTTTTGTAGAAGGTAATTTCCAAGACTATGAGGAAGATAAGAAAAAGAGGCTTGGTCCAGAAGCCCTCGTACCGAAAAGAGTCAAGTATCGAAAGCTAGTCGCTTGAGCATGAAAAAGTTTTCAACATTTCGGGAAGCATTATTTCTGGTAACGCATCCAAGTCTTTGGTTTCGCAGGTATCTCTCACAATCTGATTTTTCGCCTAATCCCATTGAGCAATTTACAAGGTGGTATGCGGAAGTACAGAAAGGATTGTGGGGGGAGTTTCCTAATTGGCTTTGTCTTTCAACCATCGATGAGCAGGGTATGCCAGATGGTCGTATTGTCCTTTTGAAAAGTTATGATGAGAGGGGGTTCGTTTTTTATACGAATACAACATCTCGAAAAGGTGCTTCGCTGGAGCGGCATCCTGCTACCGCTATGACGTTCTTTTGGGAGCGGTTTCAGAGACAGGTTCGGATATCTGGCTCGTGTGAGCAGGTTGCTCCAGAGGAGGCAGATCGGTATTTCTCGACTCGTCCGCGTGCCAGTCAGATAGGAGCCTGGGCATCTTTACAGAGCCAGGAGTTATCAGATCGATCCAAGCTTGAGGAGAGAATATCTGAGTTCGAGCAGAAGTTTGCGAACAAGCCCGTTCCACGTCCTGAGTACTGGACGGGGTATCGATTAATTCCTCAGCGGTTCGAATTTTGGGAATTAAGAATGAGTCGACTTCATGACCGGTTTGAGTATACGGTTGGAGTGAAACCCGGTGAATGGAATATTCGTCAGCTCTATCCCTAAGAATTGAGAAGAGCAGACCCATTTCTGAGTTCGAAGTGCGCACTCTGAGCCTTGTAACTATTATATATTACTGATATTTGCTGAGTAGCAGTCCTGCACGTTCAAATTTGCCTAAAGGAAGACTACCCGATACCCTTGGGTGATGAGTCAAAGGGACGCTCACATATCCATTGGACTAAGCATCATAGCGCATGTTGTTTTCGCTATAGGTGTATTTTGTGCTCGGGACAGTATCCCGCTTTTGGCCTCGCAACATCATTCAGGCAGTAAGACGCTTGCCATTCGCCTTCAGCCCCTCATTGAACAAGAAGTTGAGATACAGAAGAGAGTGAGGGCTCCTTCGATTGAGAAACCAGTTCTTCCCAAGGAGGAGAAAGCCGTTGTGCCCCAACCCGATAAAAAGCAGGACTTCCCTGAATTCACCAATGAGCAAGCAGCAGACGGGGCTCGCGCGATGATGCAACATGAGTTGCTCATGAACGAGGAGAATGGACAACTCACAGACGACTACCGCTCGTTAATCTTGAGTTTGATAGCGAAAGAAAAGAGGTATCCGCCAAGAGCGCAACGGCTCCGTCTAGAGGGAGAAGTATTGGTCTCTATACAGGTGTCAAATACAGGAAAGCTTTTGGGAGCAAGGATTACGAAGAACGCAAAGTATTCTTTTTTTGATCGAGAAGTTCTTCGCATGATCCATGCTGCAGCTCCTTTTCCTCGACCAGAAAAGGCGTTTCAAAGTAAAACTCTGACTTTTCAGATTCCAATTGAGTTTGAGCTGAAATAGTTAGGATGTAGTTTCTAAAGCCGTATTGAAAGCAGCGCCACGTTCCATAAAATTCTTGTACGCATGATAACTTGCTGCAGCTGGAGAGAAGAGGCAGGTAGTTTCTCTTGGGGTAATTTGCATTGCTATGGTTACCGCCTCATGAACGGTGTCTGCTTGAAAGAGAGACCGGAGAGGATAGTTTGCTTCTTGCAGTAAAGGATAAAGCTTCTTCCCGGTATCTGGAATGCAGATAATGTTCAATTGAGGAGTCGAGACCAAAAATTGGACAAGCTCAGTCAGGGGGACATCTCGCTCCATACCACCGATAATAAGAGTTGAGATATCGGGAAGAGACTGTATCGCGGATATTGCTGCCTCAGGAATGGTTGAAGCAGAATCATTGATGAAGCGAATCCCTGAGAATGTCCCTACATCTTCCATTCGAAAAGGAAGCCCTTGAAATCTCGTAATTCCTTCTTGGATATTCTCCATACTGATTCCCATAGAGCGCGCGATAGTGATGGCAAAGAGTGAGTTAATTCTTTGGTGGTGTGACTCCAGATAAGGTGGGAGGTTCAATTCGCGGAGAATTTCAAGGTTGTCTCCAATCCAGTGTATCTCTCGTGTATTTTCTAGTGCGTGAATACGACTCTTTAGTGACTGATGCACAAATGCAAGGGATTGCGTGTCATTGTAGCTGAGGAGGATACGATATTTAGCCGACGCATAATCATCAAAAGAGTCGTAGTATTCTAGGTGTTCCTTATAGATATTGAGTAAGACTGAGAGTGTTGGTGCGTATCGAATATGTTGTAACTGATGGCTGGAAAGCTCCAGCACTACGGGTCTATCTACGGAACAGGAGTCAATCCGCTCAAATACTGGAATGCCGATGTTTCCCATCAAAAGTGGCTTTTTCCCAGCAGCTTCAAGTATTGAAGCAAGGAGTGAGCTTGTTGAAGTCTTTCCTTTGGTTCCAGTGATTCCAATTGTTTTTCCTCGGAAATATTTGAGGAAAAGCTCGATCTGACTTGTAATTCGTGAACCGCATTCTTCCCAGATATGCTTTGAAAGAGGGATTCCTGGCGAGCGAATTACGAGGTCATATTCCGATAAGGCTTGTAGGTAATGCTCGCCGAGATACAGGATATCTGCGTGAGAGATAGATAGATTTTCTCTCATATCAGCAATTGCCATTGTCGAATGAGTATTCATCTCACGGAGGAGCGTGGCGGTACTCTTTCCTTCCGCTCCATATCCAAGAATAAGGATTTTTTTCGCAGAGAACTCTTTGGCTAACGCATCTCGTATCATTGCTGCAATACTTTTTGTTTCACGCATTTCTCGAACTCCTGGGGGAGAAAGTGCCTTTCATTCCAATCGTATAATAGA from bacterium harbors:
- the rfbA gene encoding glucose-1-phosphate thymidylyltransferase, whose protein sequence is MHGNKKGIILAGGSGTRLFPATRGLSKQLLPIYNKPMIYYPLSALMLSGMRDILVITTPEDQASFQRVLGDGSSLGISLSYAIQPKPEGLAQAFLIGEDFLEGKGAVLALGDNIFFGHDLPNQFEEAAQKSRGATVFGYQVKDPERYGIVEFDDTGRPKSLVEKPSAPQSNYAVTGIYFYDEQVVEFAKALEPSPRGELEITDLNKCYLDREELYVEKIGRGVAWLDTGTHQSLLQASLFVQAIEERQGLLVGAVEEIAFRKGYITFDQFRELARIYEKTEYGAYLLRGISENK
- the ettA gene encoding energy-dependent translational throttle protein EttA yields the protein MNQKYVFQLSKVSKVYKPDKTILDNINLSFYYGAKIGVLGLNGAGKSTLLRIIAGEDKEFTGEAEFLPGVTFGYLPQEPRLNEEKTVKENVMEGLGGVVESLKRFEEISSALGDPDLSPDDMEKLLDEQAKVQDEIDAQNGWELDHTLEVAMDALRLPPSESAVTHLSGGERRRIALCKLLLEKPDVLLLDEPTNHLDAETVLWLEQHLQQYPGTVIAITHDRYFLDNIAGWILELDRGRGIPWEGNYSSWLEQKEKRLAQEEKQDKKRLKTLERELEWIRMSPKARHAKSKARIKAFEDLQSEDARTKIQELEIFIPPGPRLGTKVVDAKGLCKAFDENLLIDDFSFSISPGSIVGIIGANGAGKTTLFRMITGQEQPDSGDLSLGDTVAIGYVDQLRDALDGEKSVWEEISDGQDQLDLGGRLVNSRGYCARFNFTGSDQQKKVKALSGGERNRLHLAKLLKQPSNLLLLDEPTNDLDVNTLRALEDAILSYAGSVVVISHDRWFLNRIATHIIAFEGDSSTIFVEGNFQDYEEDKKKRLGPEALVPKRVKYRKLVA
- the pdxH gene encoding pyridoxamine 5'-phosphate oxidase, which translates into the protein MKKFSTFREALFLVTHPSLWFRRYLSQSDFSPNPIEQFTRWYAEVQKGLWGEFPNWLCLSTIDEQGMPDGRIVLLKSYDERGFVFYTNTTSRKGASLERHPATAMTFFWERFQRQVRISGSCEQVAPEEADRYFSTRPRASQIGAWASLQSQELSDRSKLEERISEFEQKFANKPVPRPEYWTGYRLIPQRFEFWELRMSRLHDRFEYTVGVKPGEWNIRQLYP
- a CDS encoding TonB family protein is translated as MSQRDAHISIGLSIIAHVVFAIGVFCARDSIPLLASQHHSGSKTLAIRLQPLIEQEVEIQKRVRAPSIEKPVLPKEEKAVVPQPDKKQDFPEFTNEQAADGARAMMQHELLMNEENGQLTDDYRSLILSLIAKEKRYPPRAQRLRLEGEVLVSIQVSNTGKLLGARITKNAKYSFFDREVLRMIHAAAPFPRPEKAFQSKTLTFQIPIEFELK
- the murD gene encoding UDP-N-acetylmuramoyl-L-alanine--D-glutamate ligase; the encoded protein is MRETKSIAAMIRDALAKEFSAKKILILGYGAEGKSTATLLREMNTHSTMAIADMRENLSISHADILYLGEHYLQALSEYDLVIRSPGIPLSKHIWEECGSRITSQIELFLKYFRGKTIGITGTKGKTSTSSLLASILEAAGKKPLLMGNIGIPVFERIDSCSVDRPVVLELSSHQLQHIRYAPTLSVLLNIYKEHLEYYDSFDDYASAKYRILLSYNDTQSLAFVHQSLKSRIHALENTREIHWIGDNLEILRELNLPPYLESHHQRINSLFAITIARSMGISMENIQEGITRFQGLPFRMEDVGTFSGIRFINDSASTIPEAAISAIQSLPDISTLIIGGMERDVPLTELVQFLVSTPQLNIICIPDTGKKLYPLLQEANYPLRSLFQADTVHEAVTIAMQITPRETTCLFSPAAASYHAYKNFMERGAAFNTALETTS